Genomic window (Candidatus Neomarinimicrobiota bacterium):
ATTTTTCGCCGCCATTTCAGGCGCATTTTCAGGAACCACGCTGATTACAACCCGTTTGTCCCATGGTAAGAACCTTTTAGCGGAATTAGTCACATCAGAAATTGAGACCGATCGGTATCTATTTAGGTCCTCGTTGAAGTAATCGGCCTGACCCTTAAAAAAATAATAGGAATTAAGACGATCAGCTTTTCCTCTAAAACCACCGACCATTTCAATACTTCGGAAGAATGATGCCTCATACTGATTTACCACACGTTCCAGTTCACGCTGGGTTATACTTATGTTCTTTACCCTATCAACTTCCGTAATGATCAATCCTTCAAGTTCATCCAGGGTATGTCCAGGTTTCGCCAAAGCAAAGATGTTGAAACTGGATGAGTATTTATTCGACGACTGATAAGCCGACACCGTTTGCGCTGCTTCTTGTTCATAAACAAGTATCTTATAAAGTCGAGAGTTCTTTCCGTCCGATAAAATATCCGCCAGTACATCAAGCTTTGTGTCCTCTTCAGTAAAGATAGGTGGGGAAAGCCACGCCATGTGAATCATGGGAAGCTGTACTCGGTCTTGAAAAAAAACACGCTTTTCATTTTCAAGTGATGCCTCAGGCAAAGAAACATGTGGAGGCTCTCTTCCTCTCGGCACATCGCTGAACCAATGTTCAATCAGTTTTTTTGCTTTCTCTGTTTGTATATCCCCTGCCACAACAAGACTGGCGTTATTTGGTCCATAGAAGTCCCGAAAGAACTCTTTAACGTCCTCATCAGTTGCAGCGGAGAGATCCTCCATAGATCCAATAACAGACCAACTATAGGGATGATCCTTAGGATAAAGTAACTCCGGCAAAGTAATGCGAATACGACCGTAGGGTTGGTTCTCGATTCGCTGTCTTCGCTCGTTTTTCACCACATCACGTTGGCCGTCAACATGATCAGATGTCACTACGTCAAGGAGATACCCCATCCTGTCCGACTCAAGAAATAAGGCAAGTTCGAGTGCGTTCGATGGCAGATCTTCAAAATAGTTAGTACGGTCTTCAGTAGTTGAACCGTTATTTCTCGCTCCGGCCTCTTCAAGCCATCGGTCAAACATCCCTTCTGGTACGTTGGCCGAACCTTCAAAGAGAATGTGCTCGAAAAGGTGAGCAAAACCTGTTCTTCCCGGCTTCTCCCGACCCGATCCTACATGGTACCACACATTGACGCTCACCGTTGGCAGGGAGTGATCTTCATGAAGAATCACGTTCAGACCATTTTCTAGTTTGAATTCAGTGATTGGGACTTCAATTCGCTGGCCAATTGCCGATGAAAAAAAGACAGCTAGTAAGGTAGCTCTTGTTAGTAATGATTGGTGAATCATGGTCAACTAAAAATATGTCGGAGCGGCGAGATTTGAACTCGCGACCCCTGCAACCCCATTGCAGTGCGCTACCGGACTGCGCCACGCTCCGTACAGTATCCGAAATTCAGCTAATAATTTGCTCTTCAAATTACTCATGATAAATTCCTGAAAATAATAAAATGGAGAGTATTGCAGCCTAACTGTTGAGGCTCTTGAGAAGTGATTGCAGATCTTTTTTTATACTTTTAACCAGCTCTCGATATTTCATTGTATTGGCATCTGATGACGGAACTTCCACATTACCTGTCTTCAATCTTTCCCGCGCTCCTTCGATAGTGTATTTCTGATTATAAAGAAGATCCTTAATGTTCAAGATGGTGTCAATGTCTGACTGACGGTAACTGCGGTTCCCAGCTCGATTCTTTTTGGGATGAAGCATGGGAAACTCCGTCTCCCAATATCGGAGAACGTACTGCTTCAACTGCGTAATCTCGCTCACTTCGCTGATAGAGTAATACAGTTTTTTGATTTTCTTTTCCGCCATGTGAATAGTTTAAAGCTTTACTTGATATTAACGAAAAAGATACCATAGTTCAACAACTTCTTCGTTTCAGTTCATAAACCGGTTTATGCGGTCAAATGCTTCCTCAAGGATCTCTGTACCCGGGAGAAACACAAGCCGTACATGACCACTACCATATTCACTACTGAAACCTGAACCGTGTACCAGTAACACATGTTCTTCATGGAGAAGATCCAGCACAAACTGTTTATCGTTATTCGCCCATTTTTCCCGGGTCAGTTTTGGAAACATGTAAAAAGCACCTTCAGGTGTTTCACACTCCATGCCATCTATACCCTTAATCCGTGAAACGCAATAATCCCGCTGCTCCAAAAGTTTTTGGCGATACACCGCCATCCAGTCCCGGGGACCAGTAAGGCCTGCTAAAAAGCCGTACTGGGCCGGTGTGGAGGCGCACAGTCTGCTCCTAAGGAGGCGTTCAACACCGTCGCGAACCTTTGAGAGTCGTCCCCTGGTGTCTTGAAACGCCATATAACCAACGCGCCACCCTGGTGCATAGAACACTTTGGAAACACCGTTCAGTGTGATAACGGGTAGTACTTCTGTCAGAGAAGCGGTAGAAATGTGTGAATTAGAAAAATTATATCCATCATAAATCTCATCAGAGAGGATGGTACAATTAGGTGCCTTTGATGCCACCACCATGAGTCGTTTTATATCATTCTCCGATACTATGCCCCCAGTAGGATTATTGGGATTGATGACAGCTAGAAGCTTAACCCTTTCATCCAGTTTTGACTCAAGGTCATTAAAATCGATTTTCCAACCATTTTCACTTTTAAGGCGGTATTCTATTACCTTTCCGTCAAAAAGGGGCGGATAGGCCATATAAGGTGGATAATGAGGCCCTGGAGCAAGCACTTTGTCTCCCGGTTCAAGGAAAGAGGCAAACAGTATTTGTAAGGCCTCGGTGACGCCGGCGGTGACATAAACATCATCAGGTGAACATTCCCATCCGCCGTTAGGTTTCTTTCGCTCATCTTCGGCAATAGCCTCCCTCAATTCAGGAATGCCGTAAGAAGGTGAGTAGCCGTTCCTTTGATCTCTCAGCGCTGCTTCAACCGCCTCAACCATGTGCGCGGGTGTGGAAAAACCTTTGTAGGCGAGAGGGTCGCCAATATTGAGCTTAATGATATGGTGTCCCTGCTTTTCCAATTCTGTGGCTGGGACCACCACATCGCGTATAGCATATTCGATACCCGCAGCACGTTGACTGACGGGTATCTCAGATTTCATTTAAGCGGTTCCTTTATTAGTTGACTATCGTTCCCCGCGTTAGAAATTTTTTCTCGGGGGACGATTGCCTGAATGACGACCGTAACCACCACCGCCACGTCTAGGAGGTCTACGTTCACGCTTTGGGGGCTCAACCCATCCTTCAGGGGGATCATGGAGAGCTCTCATGCTTACATCAATACGGTTCATATCATCGACTTTGATGATTTTAACTTTCACTACATCACCAATGTTGACCACATCCTCCACTTTTTCAGTCCGTTCATAAGCCAATTGACTAATATGACAAAGCCCCTCTTTACCTGGAGAAAATTCAACAAAAGCACCAAAGTTCATAATGCGTTTGACTTCCCCCTCGAACACCATCCCAACTTCTGGCTCTCTTATGATGGCCTCGATCATGTCTCTAGCTTTTTGATTATTCTCAGCGCTGAATGAGGAGATAACCACAATACCATCATCATCCACTTCAACTTGACATTCGAAATTACTTTGGATTGAGCGTATCATTTTGCCACCAGGACCGATGATTCCACCAATCTTTTCAGGATCAATTTGAATATGATCTATCTTAGGCGCATAGTCAGACAGGGTCTGTTTCGGTTGACTGATTTCAGCTTCCATTTTATCAAGCAGGAACTCGAGACCTACTTTCGCTTTCTCAAACACTTGTTTTACCAGATTCATTGAGAGACCGGCAATCTTAAGATCAACCTGAAAGGATGTAATTCCATTCCTAGTTCCTGCCACCTTAAAGTCCATATCTCCGAAGTGATCTTCCTCACCAAGTATGTCAGTCAACATGACGGATTTGTCACCGTCTGTTATTAAACCAACGCTGATCCCACCCACGTGAGATTTTATCGGCACGCCGGCATCCATGAGAGCAAGAGAGGCTGAACAAACAGTCGCCATCGAAGACGAGCCGTTCGATTCTAGAATGTCCGACACAACACGAATTGTGTAAGGAAAATCCTCAAACTCAGGCATGACGAAACGGAAGGCCCGCTCTGCAAGATTCCCGTGACCTACCTCCCTCCGACTGACACCAAGATATCGCTTTACTTCTCCAACGCTAAAAGGAGGAAAGTTATAGTGAAGCATGTAACGCTTCTTAAACTCCCCGTCAAGGTCATCGACAAACTGTTCGTCTGATTTTGTCCCTAGTGTGACGGTTGCCAGACTCTGAGTTTCTCCGCGTGTGAAAAGAGAACTGCCGTGAGCCCTTGGCAGTACACCCTGAGACATGGAGATGGGGCGAATTTCATCCATTCCCCGTCCGTCTGAGCGTTTCCCTTCTTCAAGGATTCGTCTCCTGAGCTCTTTCTTTACTGCGTCATCGATCATCCCTTTGACCAAACCGGCACAGTCAGGATATTCCTCTTCAAGGGATTCAATCATTTCATTCTTAAAATCATTCACAAGCTTTCTCCGATCATTCTTGCCATCGCCGGAGACCAGGCCTGGGATCTTCCCTCCCATTTTGGAGTTCACTGCTTCAACTAGAGCAGGGTCTTTATCATCGATTACAAGCTCCCGTTTTGCTTTTGCAATACCCTTAACGAAGTCATTCTGGAAATTCACGATATCCTTGATTACTTCGTGACCGTACTGGACCACGGTGAGGATTTCCTCATCAGAAAGCTCTTTTACCTCAGCCTCCATCATAATGATGGCCTCTTCAGTGCCAGTCATGACTAGATCGAGTTTACTCTCTTTAATCTGCTGGAAAGTGGGATTAACAACAGGTTTCTCATCCAAATAACCAAGCCTCACTGCGGCTACAGGGCCATTCCACGGAATATCGGAAAGCATGAGAGCTACCGATGTACCTATAGTACCCAGTATGTCCGCTGGTGTCTCCTGGTCGGATGACAGAAGGTTAATCATTACCTGCGTTTCACACCGGAATTCCTCAGGGAAAAGAGGCCGGATGGGCCTGTCAGTAAGGCGGCCTGCCAGAATCTCTTTCTCAGCTGGTCGTCCTTCCCTTTTGAAATAACCGCCGGGAATCTTACCGGCGGCATAAAACCGTTCGCGATACTCAACGGAAAGAGGGAAAAAATTAAGCCCTACTCTCGGTTCAGCTTCAGCATTAACTGCACAGAGGACAACGGTGTCTCCGTATGTTATTGTTACGGAGCCGGCTGACTGTTTAGCCATAACGCCTGTTTCAAGTGTTAGCGTCTTCCCCGCTAGTTCGATGGTTTGTTTTCTTGGTTTCATTGTTCTTCTTTCTTTTTTATTTTGTTTTAACCTCTTATACCTAGTTCACTTATAAGGTTTTGATACTGGTCGTAGTCTCTGCGCATAAGATATTTCAATAGCTTCTTACGTTTGCTTACCATCATGATGAGACCGCGTCTGGAATGATTGTCTTTTTTATGTTTAACAAAGTGGCTCTCCAGGGACCGGATACGTTCGGTTAAAAAAGCAACTTGTACTTCTACAGAACCGACATCCTTATCGTCTTTTCCGAACTTGTTTGCAAGTTCAATCTTTTTTTCAGTTGTCAGTGTCATCTATTCTCCTGTTTGTAAATATCTATTCTCTCGAGGCAATATGCCTTGTCTTTGTGTAACTGTTCCACCAATTTTTCAGCTGAACTAAATTTTTTCTCATCCCGAATCCTCTCGAGAAACTGTACTTCAATGGTCTGGTCATAGAGATCTTCAACCTGGCCATTGAATAAATGTATTTCCATAACAAAATCTTTTTCACCAAATGTAGGCCGCGTACCAAGATTAGCCATGCCGTAGAGCCACTCATGTCCAAATGTACCTCGAGCTAAATAAACACCGGGACAAGGAAGAAGCTGTTGATCAAATTTAGGTACAAAATTAGCCGTTGGATAATCTAGGTCGTGCCCTCGGCCGGATCCATGAACCACAGTAGCATCAAAACCGTAAACCCATCCTAGATCGTAGGAAGCCCGTCGGACATGCCCTTCCTTAATAAGTTTCCTCAACCTACTACTGCTGTAAATCACATCCTGGTCGCCCACACTTGAAACAACTTCAAGAGCATAACCGTAGTTATCACTTTCTAGCGAAAGGAACTTTCCATCTCCTTTACGTTCATGACCGAATCGATGATCATAGCCGACTATAATCCTGGAAGGATTGAATTTCCCTACAAGGACTGTTTCGAGAAACTCCGGTGCCGGTGTGGCGGCAAATTCTTTATCGAATGGAACAACCAGCGTTACATCCACACCCATGATTTCCAGAAGCTCCAGTTTTTTGTCAATATTCATGAGTAGCTCAAAGTCTTCACCATCCATAAGCACAGTTTTGGGGTGGGGATGAAAAGTAACTACCACCGAGGTGGCATAAACGGCCTTAGCAGTGGTAACAACACGCCGGACCACTTCCTGGTGACCCCGGTGTAGACCGTCAAATGATCCGATTGTCAAAACGGTCTCTTTGATGATAGGCACATCCTTTATACGACGGTAGACATCCATTTTTCTTCAATCTCGGAAAAGCCAACACAATCCTTTAGCATTAAACCTCCCACCGCTATTCTTTTGAGGGCAGTAAGGTGCCCAACCGTTCCAAGTTTTTCCGCCATATCAGCACCGAGTTGCCGCACGTAAGTTCCCTTTGAACATTTAACTCTGAATTTTATGC
Coding sequences:
- a CDS encoding insulinase family protein, encoding MIHQSLLTRATLLAVFFSSAIGQRIEVPITEFKLENGLNVILHEDHSLPTVSVNVWYHVGSGREKPGRTGFAHLFEHILFEGSANVPEGMFDRWLEEAGARNNGSTTEDRTNYFEDLPSNALELALFLESDRMGYLLDVVTSDHVDGQRDVVKNERRQRIENQPYGRIRITLPELLYPKDHPYSWSVIGSMEDLSAATDEDVKEFFRDFYGPNNASLVVAGDIQTEKAKKLIEHWFSDVPRGREPPHVSLPEASLENEKRVFFQDRVQLPMIHMAWLSPPIFTEEDTKLDVLADILSDGKNSRLYKILVYEQEAAQTVSAYQSSNKYSSSFNIFALAKPGHTLDELEGLIITEVDRVKNISITQRELERVVNQYEASFFRSIEMVGGFRGKADRLNSYYFFKGQADYFNEDLNRYRSVSISDVTNSAKRFLPWDKRVVISVVPENAPEMAAKNSTEIHPK
- a CDS encoding MerR family transcriptional regulator, translating into MAEKKIKKLYYSISEVSEITQLKQYVLRYWETEFPMLHPKKNRAGNRSYRQSDIDTILNIKDLLYNQKYTIEGARERLKTGNVEVPSSDANTMKYRELVKSIKKDLQSLLKSLNS
- a CDS encoding aminotransferase class I/II-fold pyridoxal phosphate-dependent enzyme, whose product is MKSEIPVSQRAAGIEYAIRDVVVPATELEKQGHHIIKLNIGDPLAYKGFSTPAHMVEAVEAALRDQRNGYSPSYGIPELREAIAEDERKKPNGGWECSPDDVYVTAGVTEALQILFASFLEPGDKVLAPGPHYPPYMAYPPLFDGKVIEYRLKSENGWKIDFNDLESKLDERVKLLAVINPNNPTGGIVSENDIKRLMVVASKAPNCTILSDEIYDGYNFSNSHISTASLTEVLPVITLNGVSKVFYAPGWRVGYMAFQDTRGRLSKVRDGVERLLRSRLCASTPAQYGFLAGLTGPRDWMAVYRQKLLEQRDYCVSRIKGIDGMECETPEGAFYMFPKLTREKWANNDKQFVLDLLHEEHVLLVHGSGFSSEYGSGHVRLVFLPGTEILEEAFDRINRFMN
- the pnp gene encoding polyribonucleotide nucleotidyltransferase; translation: MKPRKQTIELAGKTLTLETGVMAKQSAGSVTITYGDTVVLCAVNAEAEPRVGLNFFPLSVEYRERFYAAGKIPGGYFKREGRPAEKEILAGRLTDRPIRPLFPEEFRCETQVMINLLSSDQETPADILGTIGTSVALMLSDIPWNGPVAAVRLGYLDEKPVVNPTFQQIKESKLDLVMTGTEEAIIMMEAEVKELSDEEILTVVQYGHEVIKDIVNFQNDFVKGIAKAKRELVIDDKDPALVEAVNSKMGGKIPGLVSGDGKNDRRKLVNDFKNEMIESLEEEYPDCAGLVKGMIDDAVKKELRRRILEEGKRSDGRGMDEIRPISMSQGVLPRAHGSSLFTRGETQSLATVTLGTKSDEQFVDDLDGEFKKRYMLHYNFPPFSVGEVKRYLGVSRREVGHGNLAERAFRFVMPEFEDFPYTIRVVSDILESNGSSSMATVCSASLALMDAGVPIKSHVGGISVGLITDGDKSVMLTDILGEEDHFGDMDFKVAGTRNGITSFQVDLKIAGLSMNLVKQVFEKAKVGLEFLLDKMEAEISQPKQTLSDYAPKIDHIQIDPEKIGGIIGPGGKMIRSIQSNFECQVEVDDDGIVVISSFSAENNQKARDMIEAIIREPEVGMVFEGEVKRIMNFGAFVEFSPGKEGLCHISQLAYERTEKVEDVVNIGDVVKVKIIKVDDMNRIDVSMRALHDPPEGWVEPPKRERRPPRRGGGGYGRHSGNRPPRKNF
- the rpsO gene encoding 30S ribosomal protein S15, with the protein product MTLTTEKKIELANKFGKDDKDVGSVEVQVAFLTERIRSLESHFVKHKKDNHSRRGLIMMVSKRKKLLKYLMRRDYDQYQNLISELGIRG
- a CDS encoding bifunctional riboflavin kinase/FAD synthetase, coding for MDVYRRIKDVPIIKETVLTIGSFDGLHRGHQEVVRRVVTTAKAVYATSVVVTFHPHPKTVLMDGEDFELLMNIDKKLELLEIMGVDVTLVVPFDKEFAATPAPEFLETVLVGKFNPSRIIVGYDHRFGHERKGDGKFLSLESDNYGYALEVVSSVGDQDVIYSSSRLRKLIKEGHVRRASYDLGWVYGFDATVVHGSGRGHDLDYPTANFVPKFDQQLLPCPGVYLARGTFGHEWLYGMANLGTRPTFGEKDFVMEIHLFNGQVEDLYDQTIEVQFLERIRDEKKFSSAEKLVEQLHKDKAYCLERIDIYKQENR